A region from the Serinibacter arcticus genome encodes:
- a CDS encoding CHRD domain-containing protein codes for MTEMSSRRQTRRRTALAGAAGVAALGLAMVAAPASADTEVAEPDSFTSAFTVMATPGAVINNDGVAVPGEEGAMGEFTFRINSDLDIICYDITLTGVTGDYQSPARTATHIHEAAIGQPGPPRLAFPNPAPVGDGPRTSSGCMQGPFTTGVTSDAGADTGEGFTLAQIEANPAGFTGDSHTVDFPAGVVRGQLTQIPVGGLETGGGGASQQGTPVLPFVGAGVLAVAAAGFAAHRVRSTRA; via the coding sequence ATGACCGAGATGTCCTCCCGCCGTCAGACCCGTCGCCGCACCGCCCTCGCCGGTGCTGCCGGCGTCGCCGCCCTCGGGCTGGCCATGGTCGCCGCGCCCGCCTCCGCCGACACCGAGGTCGCCGAGCCCGACTCCTTCACCAGCGCGTTCACCGTGATGGCGACCCCCGGCGCCGTCATCAACAACGACGGCGTGGCCGTCCCGGGCGAGGAGGGCGCGATGGGCGAGTTCACCTTCCGCATCAACTCCGACCTCGACATCATCTGCTACGACATCACGCTCACCGGCGTCACGGGCGACTACCAGAGCCCCGCGCGCACGGCGACGCACATCCACGAGGCCGCCATCGGCCAGCCCGGACCGCCGCGTCTGGCGTTCCCGAACCCGGCCCCCGTCGGTGACGGGCCGCGCACCAGCTCCGGCTGCATGCAGGGTCCCTTCACCACCGGCGTCACCAGCGACGCGGGCGCCGACACCGGCGAGGGCTTCACGCTCGCGCAGATCGAGGCCAACCCGGCCGGCTTCACGGGCGACTCCCACACGGTCGACTTCCCGGCCGGCGTCGTGCGCGGTCAGCTGACCCAGATCCCCGTCGGCGGTCTCGAGACCGGTGGCGGCGGCGCGTCCCAGCAGGGCACGCCGGTCCTGCCGTTCGTCGGCGCGGGCGTCCTCGCGGTCGCCGCGGCGGGCTTCGCCGCCCACCGCGTCCGCTCGACCCGGGCATGA
- a CDS encoding sigma-70 family RNA polymerase sigma factor codes for MDPTAFDVADAYDRFGGELFGFSLNAVRDRGAAEEVVQETFLRAWRARERFDATRGGVRTWLYAIARNVVADSFRRGARTPEPVDLDRLPERAAPADDPVERLAMVEALATLSQEHRQAVVAIHVLGLGYAELADSLGVPVATLRTRTYYGLRALRRHLESQRETGSTTTSTHGEVAG; via the coding sequence GTGGACCCGACGGCGTTCGACGTCGCCGACGCCTACGACCGGTTCGGCGGTGAGCTCTTCGGGTTCTCCCTGAACGCGGTCCGCGACCGCGGAGCCGCCGAGGAGGTCGTGCAGGAAACCTTCCTGCGCGCGTGGCGCGCCCGCGAGCGCTTCGACGCGACGCGCGGCGGCGTCCGGACCTGGCTGTACGCGATCGCCCGCAACGTGGTGGCCGACAGCTTCCGACGCGGCGCACGGACGCCGGAGCCGGTGGACCTCGACCGGCTCCCGGAGCGGGCGGCCCCCGCGGACGACCCGGTCGAGCGGCTGGCGATGGTCGAGGCGCTCGCGACGCTCAGCCAGGAGCACCGGCAGGCCGTCGTGGCCATCCACGTCCTCGGGCTGGGCTACGCCGAGCTCGCCGACTCGCTCGGGGTGCCGGTGGCCACGCTCCGCACCCGCACGTACTACGGCCTCAGGGCCCTCCGGCGTCACCTGGAGAGCCAGCGGGAGACCGGATCGACGACGACATCGACGCACGGGGAGGTGGCGGGATGA
- a CDS encoding anti-sigma factor — protein sequence MTPQEEQRAGLIAGALADDLDATERDELAALMAADPTVAAEIAELGGTVAGLRRDIPTWDDEPPSPELRERVLEAVAHEESAVTSEVRFEPAPLTTTPRTPSRAVRSVWVPAACFAAGVAVALGGVMATQERPAGAPVGPPGTLGAEEDVSFSDPADGVRIDGVLVAHTWGTETVLEIDGLPAGEGYVVVLVGEDGQEYDSGTFLGSDVVIDCRMNAAVMRADVERLEIRSDDGALVTAASLPEAVDDGA from the coding sequence ATGACCCCGCAGGAGGAGCAGCGGGCCGGGCTCATCGCCGGCGCGCTCGCGGACGACCTCGACGCGACCGAGCGGGACGAGCTGGCCGCGCTGATGGCCGCCGACCCCACGGTCGCGGCCGAGATCGCGGAGCTCGGCGGCACGGTCGCCGGGCTGCGGCGAGACATCCCCACCTGGGACGACGAGCCGCCGTCGCCCGAGCTGCGCGAGCGCGTGCTCGAGGCCGTGGCGCACGAGGAGTCGGCTGTGACGTCGGAGGTGCGGTTCGAGCCCGCCCCGCTGACGACGACGCCCCGCACGCCGTCGCGAGCCGTCCGTTCCGTGTGGGTGCCGGCCGCCTGCTTCGCGGCCGGCGTCGCCGTCGCGCTCGGCGGCGTGATGGCCACGCAGGAGCGTCCGGCCGGTGCGCCCGTCGGCCCGCCCGGGACGCTGGGCGCGGAGGAGGACGTCAGCTTCAGCGACCCCGCCGACGGCGTCCGGATCGACGGCGTGCTGGTCGCCCACACCTGGGGCACCGAGACCGTGCTGGAGATCGACGGCCTCCCGGCGGGCGAGGGCTACGTCGTCGTGCTGGTCGGTGAGGACGGCCAGGAGTACGACTCCGGCACCTTCCTCGGCAGCGACGTCGTGATCGACTGCCGGATGAACGCCGCCGTGATGCGGGCCGACGTCGAGCGGCTGGAGATCCGGTCGGACGACGGCGCCCTGGTCACCGCGGCCTCGCTCCCCGAGGCCGTGGACGACGGGGCCTGA
- a CDS encoding NUDIX hydrolase, with protein sequence MPTIVVAAGLLHDGAGRLLLVRKRGTTAFMQPGGKLDPGEAPDAALVREVAEELGIAVAPERLEPLGSFTADAANEADHHVLGHSYALLLTPAEVDAVAPAAEIAEAVWASVADARALPLAPLTADHLLALVPPAPAPGR encoded by the coding sequence GTGCCGACGATCGTCGTCGCAGCAGGACTGCTCCACGACGGCGCCGGGCGCCTCCTCCTCGTGCGCAAGCGGGGGACGACGGCGTTCATGCAGCCGGGCGGCAAGCTCGACCCCGGGGAGGCGCCGGACGCCGCCCTCGTGCGCGAGGTCGCCGAGGAGCTGGGGATCGCCGTCGCGCCCGAGCGGCTCGAGCCCCTCGGCAGCTTCACGGCCGACGCGGCCAACGAGGCCGACCACCACGTGCTGGGTCACTCCTACGCGCTGCTGCTCACGCCGGCGGAGGTCGACGCCGTCGCGCCGGCCGCCGAGATCGCCGAGGCGGTCTGGGCGAGCGTCGCGGACGCCCGCGCGCTGCCGCTCGCCCCGCTGACGGCCGACCACCTGCTGGCGCTCGTGCCGCCGGCCCCTGCGCCGGGCCGGTAG
- a CDS encoding LppM family (lipo)protein has translation MHRRWKQAVVAGALALLTLTGCVRTEADLEVARDDTITGTIQIVAPLADDSDASRQAVADQVTLIESRALPGLRDLPGVTASAVTPEPGWYGTELSLDGVPIAWVLLGTTPLVTRDGDDFVVAGTIDPAAQPETPIPAVEGERPAGAAESSVSLSLTFPGNVEDVRGSEDLAVVDGRTVTWQTTYDVPVTLDATASATSSAFPDWIWKALVYGVGGVVVLAIAGLITVAVRSRHDG, from the coding sequence ATGCACAGGCGTTGGAAGCAGGCTGTCGTCGCGGGCGCGCTGGCGCTGCTCACCCTGACCGGATGCGTCCGCACCGAGGCGGACCTCGAGGTCGCCAGGGACGACACGATCACCGGCACGATCCAGATCGTCGCCCCCCTCGCCGACGACAGCGACGCCTCGCGTCAGGCGGTCGCCGACCAGGTCACCCTGATCGAGAGCCGCGCCCTCCCGGGCCTGCGGGACCTGCCGGGCGTGACCGCCTCGGCCGTGACGCCGGAGCCCGGCTGGTACGGCACCGAGCTGTCGCTCGACGGCGTCCCGATCGCGTGGGTGCTCCTCGGCACGACGCCGCTGGTCACGCGCGACGGCGACGACTTCGTCGTGGCCGGAACCATCGACCCCGCGGCCCAGCCCGAGACGCCGATCCCGGCCGTCGAGGGCGAGCGACCGGCGGGCGCCGCCGAGTCGAGCGTGAGCCTCTCGCTGACCTTCCCCGGCAACGTGGAGGACGTGCGCGGCTCGGAGGACCTCGCCGTCGTGGACGGCCGGACCGTCACGTGGCAGACGACCTACGACGTCCCCGTGACGCTCGACGCCACCGCCTCGGCCACCTCCTCGGCGTTCCCCGACTGGATCTGGAAGGCGCTCGTCTACGGCGTCGGCGGCGTGGTGGTGCTGGCGATCGCCGGCCTCATCACCGTCGCGGTCCGCAGCCGCCACGACGGCTGA